In Rhinolophus sinicus isolate RSC01 chromosome X, ASM3656204v1, whole genome shotgun sequence, a single genomic region encodes these proteins:
- the LOC109436249 gene encoding small integral membrane protein 10-like protein 2A, with amino-acid sequence MAASAALSAAAAAAALSGLAVRLSRSAAARTSYGTFCKGLTRTLLTFFDLAWRLRMNFPYFYVVASVMLNVRLQVRIE; translated from the coding sequence ATGGCGGCGTCGGCGGCTTTgtcggcggcagcggcggcggcggccctgTCGGGCCTGGCAGTGAGGCTGTCGCGCTCGGCCGCGGCCCGCACTTCTTACGGCACCTTCTGCAAGGGGCTCACGCGCACGCTGCTCACCTTCTTCGACCTGGCCTGGCGGCTGCGCATGAACTTCCCCTACTTCTACGTCGTGGCCTCCGTGATGCTCAACGTCCGCCTGCAGGTGCGGATCGAGTGA